CATGGAGTCCAAAGCACAATTTCCTGTGAAAACCATCAAGTCTGCCCAAGACAATTTGCGCCCATATTTTTGTTTGATCGGCCACAACAATCGACGTGCTTTGTCCAAGTTCACATTGTCGGGCCAACTGTTGAGCGGCGCGAAACGCATCGTACCTGAAGAAGCGCCACCACGTCCATCGAGCGTACGGTAAGTGCCAGCACTGTGCCACGCCATACGAATGAACAAGGGACCATAGTGACCATAATCAGCAGGCCACCAGTCCTGAGAGGTGGTCATCACTTCCTCGATGTCTTTTTTGAGCTCATCCAGGTCGACGGTTTTAAATTCCTCGCCATAATTAAACCCTTCATCCATCGGGTCTGACAATGACGAGTTCTGATGAAGGATCTTTAAATTCAATTGGTTCGGCCACCAATGCTGGTTCGAATCACCTCCCACTGAGGCTTTGGGATTCACTCCTCCCATAACGGGGCATTTACTGATATCTTCTGACATGCTAATTCTACTATTCTATAGTTTTGATGGTTAATTAATATGAGTTTTTAAAAGGGTGATTTGATAGTTCGCAGTTCCTTTGAATTTGGCGATTTAATTTCAGCTTCTTTTTGATTTCGAAGCACTCTTCTGGCATTCGGGACAGGTACCCCAATAAACGACTTCTGCCTCATCGATCACGAAACCAGAATTATTGGCGGCCGTCAGACACGGGGTATCACCGACTGCACAATCAACGTCGACCGTCGTTCCGCAACTGCGACAGATAAGATGGTGGTGATTATCGCCGACTCGATCTTCATAAAGGGCGGAAGAGCCAGCAGGTTGAATCCGACGAATGAGTCCTTTTTCAGTCAGCACTCCGAGAACATTATAAACAGCCTGACGAGAAATGGTCCCGATCTCTGCCCGTACATCTCCGGCAATAATGTCGGCTGTACTATGAGGTCTTTTGGAGACCGCTCTGAGCACAGCGAGACGTTGCGCCGTCACAGGAACATGGTGTTGCCGAAGAAGATCAGTCGGGTCTGACATAACCTTCAGATTTTCATTCTTTTATACTCTGTCAAGTAATTGCTTCTGTCAAAATAACAAAAATATGGGGACAACTCATTCAGCTTTTGTTTCATTCACGAACACAAGCTTTACAGAAGCAGATTATTTCATCTTCTAGTCCTATGCAAAAGCCCAAGACCCTCATTCTCTGCACTGGAAATTCATGCCGTAGCCATATGGCCGAAGGCATCCTGCGAGCCGCCGCTGATGACTTGTTCGAAGTCTACAGCGCCGGATCCAAACCAGCCGGCTACGTCCATCCGAAGGCGATCGAAGTAATGTCGGAAATTGGGATTGATCTTTCGGCCCACAGCTCAAAGTCACTAGAGCAATACCTGGATGCTGGTATCCACACAGTAGTCACTGTTTGTGGAAATGCGAACGAAGCCTGCCCGGTATTTCCAGGTATGGTAAATCGCTATCACTGGGGATTTGAAGACCCGGCACACGCAACGGGAACCGAGGAGGAAATCCTTGAAGCATTCCGCAGCATTCGTGACCAAATTAAGCTCGTTTTCGAAGCCTATGTTTCTGGATATCGGCAGGCTCAGTCGTAAAACGCATTAATCCGAGAGCTTGCTTTTTCAGGTTTTGGGCCTTTTATCGGCACCATCATGTCAAACGAAGATCCAATATGGAACCAACTTCGCCTGGAAGCTGAGAAGACCGCAGCCAGTGAAAAGCTGCTATCTAGCTTTTTGGAAGAAGTTATTCTAAGTCAGACGTCGCTCGAACGGGCGATCAGTTTTCACCTGGCACAGAAATTGGATTGCCAAAATATTCCTGCCATCACGCTGTTTGACTTGTTCCTGAATATTGCCCGGGAAGACAAACGCTTTCAGGACGCCATAAGAACAGACCTCAAGGCCATCTCCGACAGGGATCCTGCTTCCAATGGAATCCTGGCTCCGTTTCTTTATTTCAAAGGATTCCATTCTTTGACGGCTTATCGTTTTGGACACCACCTCTGGCAATCGGAACGCACCTGCCTGGCACTGTTTCTGCAGAGTTTAATTTCAGAGCAGTTTGGAGTCGATATCCACCCAGCCGCTCGTATCGGTAAAGGTATCCTCATCGATCATGCCACCTGCTTGGTCATCGGAGAAACCGCTGTGGTTGGAAACAACGTGTCCATTCTGCACGATGTAACCTTGGGCGGAACGGGTAAAGACAAGGGTGACCGCCACCCTAAAGTTGCCGCTGGAGTACTCATCGGAGCCGGAGCCAAGATCCTGGGAAACGTAAAGATTGGCATCGGTGCAAAAATCGGAGCCGGCAGTGTCGTGCTCACAGACGTCCCGAATCATTGTTCAGCAGCGGGAGTCCCCGCCAAGATCGTTGGCAAGTGCGAGGTCGATCAGCCGGCCTTGAGCATGGATCACCAGTTGGAACACGATCCGGTGATCTAGAACGAGTCCACCCAGAGCATTCTACCCCATTCAACATGGCAATCCGACAGAAAACGAATTGTATCCGTTTTCTCCTGACGCTAACTTATACTCTATTATTTCTAAGCTCAGGGAATGCGGAAGATCAACCTAATGTGCTCTGGATTACCTGGGAGGACATCAGCCGCGACTTAGGCTGTTACGGAAATGAATACTCGATCACCCCCCATGTTGATCAACTGGCTAAGGATGGAGTTCTCTATACCCATGCGTGGTCCAATGCAGGTATGTGCGCACCGGCAAGAGCGACACTCATCACAGGTATGTATCCTCCTTCGACGGGAGCGATGAACATGCGCTCAGAGGTGACGCTGCCGGACCACATCCGAGGTTATCCGGAATACATGCGCAACGCCGGATACTTTTGTTCCAACCACGTAAAGCTTGATTACAACTGGGTGCCGCACGAAGAGACCTGGGATGTCATTGATTCCGACTGGCAGAACAAAGGCTGGGACCTAAGAAAACCGGGTCAGCCATTTTTCACCGTCGTTAACATTACCGACACTCACAGCTCGCAGCTTTACTACCGAGGTGAGGAACGATACCAAAAGCGGCTGGAGAGGTTAACTGAGGAAGAGATTCACGATCCAGACAAAGCGCCAGTTCCTCCCTACTATCCCGACACCCCGAATGTCAGGAAAGACCTGGCACGCTACCACGACAATATCACCTACGCCGATAAACTGGTAGGTGATATCCTGGCCAAACTCGAGGCCGATGGACTGGCCGATGACACCATCGTTTTCTTTTATTCGGACCACGGTCGAGGCATGCCACGCAGCAAGGGATGGCTCTTTCAAACATCCTTGCGCGTTCCCTTTATCTTACGGGTCCCTGAAAAATATAAGCACCTCGCTCCCAGTGCTCCAGGAACTCAGTCAAATCGCATAGTAAGCTTTGTAGATTTTGCGCCGACTCTACTCAGCCTCTGCGGGATCGACATTCCGGAACACATGCAGGGAAAGGCCTTTCTCGGTGAACAAGAAGCTGAGCCTCGTCGATTAGCCTACGCGTATCGTGATCGTATGGACGAGCGCATTGACCTCATTCGCGCCGTTTGGGACGGTAAGTATAAATACATTCGCAACTTCCGATCCAACCTTCCTTGGTTTCACCACCAAACGCGCAATTACCCCCACCAACAAGGGAGCTACCAGGATCTGCACCAATATTACGCCAATGGAAAACTGAATGAAGCTCAGGCTCAATTCATGGCTATGTCCCGACCAAGGGAACAACTTTTCGATACTGAGGCCGACCCCTATGAATTGAACAATCTAGCAACGGCCTCAGAACATCGGACGAATCTCCTCCGCATGCGTGAAGCATTAAGCCGTTGGCAACATGAGATTCTTGACCTTGGCTTTTTTCCAGAATCACAATGGTGGACACGTTTTGACATGGATGGCGACAAACTCGACCGACACAGCCTCGTTCGAGAACAGCCGGAATTGTATCCCCTCTCCGAAATCATGCACGTAGCCAACCTGCTCGATCAGGGTGAGGCAGCACTCCCCGAACAATCGGCATACCTCGATCATGAGAATCCCGTCATTCGCTACTGGGCCTTACAAGGTATCATTGCACAAGGTATTTTCGGTCGACCTGCCATGCCAAAACTCCGCCTAATCTTAAAAGACGATGTGCATATCAACCGCATCGAAGCAGCCCATGCGCTCTGTGCACTCGGTGAAACCAAAACGGGGCTGAAATTCCTGATAGAAGCACTCAATCATCCACAACCATTGATAGCCCTTCCCGCTGCGAACGCACTTGATCACCTCGGCGATACTGCCAAGCCGGTTTTGCCTGCTATTCGAACATTCGTTGCGAAGGAACCCAATCAGGATCTGCTCGGATGGCAGTTCACGCAGAGGCTACTGCAGATGACGCTGGAGAAGCATTGATCTAGGCCTCTCAGCGGATGGTAGCAATTGGTTTAGGGGATATAAAACATCCACGAAGCCCAATCGCGCCAAATACATCTAGAAACTTCAGATTGCGACCATCCTCAATGCCGACATGCTGATTGTTCCTCACTCATGCCTTCGGTCACGCACCAACGTGCGCTCCCTTGACAATCGGTCGTCAAATACAACATCTCGTCACCGTGAGAGCCCTATCTCAAAATTTCGATGTAACATATGTAGCGACGCCGGTTCACGACCATAGGCATCTTGCCTGTGTAAGCGCACGAAAAATTCACAGGCAAGATGCCTTTGCTACTTTAAAGGCATTGCCAGTTCCGCATTGATTCCCCAACCTTAACGCTTCACTTCATTTAGAACTCACTACCCTATGAACAAACGCATTGCTCTACTCTCGCTTCTCAGCCTCTTCTCATTTTCCATTTTCATGACTGCCGGTGTTCCCGATGGAGTCTGGGTTCGGGATGGCTTTAAACTGACCGTTGTCGAAGATACCATAAAGAAACCCCGGTTTCTCGCAAATGGACCGGATGGCACGCTCTTCGTGAGTGTAATTGCTGATGGCCGAATCGTGGCCTGTCGCGATGAAGACGGAGATAGTACTTACGAAAGCACCACCAACTTTATCGAAGGCAAAGAAGCGAAGACTCGGCTTCAAGGCATGCAATTTCACAATGGTTGGCTTTACTTTGCTCAGCTCAATTCTATTTCAAGAGCCAAAGACACCGATGGGGATGGCAAGGCCGATATCGAA
This genomic stretch from Opitutia bacterium ISCC 52 harbors:
- a CDS encoding transcriptional repressor; protein product: MSDPTDLLRQHHVPVTAQRLAVLRAVSKRPHSTADIIAGDVRAEIGTISRQAVYNVLGVLTEKGLIRRIQPAGSSALYEDRVGDNHHHLICRSCGTTVDVDCAVGDTPCLTAANNSGFVIDEAEVVYWGTCPECQKSASKSKRS
- a CDS encoding arsenate reductase ArsC, translated to MQKPKTLILCTGNSCRSHMAEGILRAAADDLFEVYSAGSKPAGYVHPKAIEVMSEIGIDLSAHSSKSLEQYLDAGIHTVVTVCGNANEACPVFPGMVNRYHWGFEDPAHATGTEEEILEAFRSIRDQIKLVFEAYVSGYRQAQS
- the cysE gene encoding serine O-acetyltransferase, which codes for MSNEDPIWNQLRLEAEKTAASEKLLSSFLEEVILSQTSLERAISFHLAQKLDCQNIPAITLFDLFLNIAREDKRFQDAIRTDLKAISDRDPASNGILAPFLYFKGFHSLTAYRFGHHLWQSERTCLALFLQSLISEQFGVDIHPAARIGKGILIDHATCLVIGETAVVGNNVSILHDVTLGGTGKDKGDRHPKVAAGVLIGAGAKILGNVKIGIGAKIGAGSVVLTDVPNHCSAAGVPAKIVGKCEVDQPALSMDHQLEHDPVI
- a CDS encoding sulfatase-like hydrolase/transferase; this encodes MAIRQKTNCIRFLLTLTYTLLFLSSGNAEDQPNVLWITWEDISRDLGCYGNEYSITPHVDQLAKDGVLYTHAWSNAGMCAPARATLITGMYPPSTGAMNMRSEVTLPDHIRGYPEYMRNAGYFCSNHVKLDYNWVPHEETWDVIDSDWQNKGWDLRKPGQPFFTVVNITDTHSSQLYYRGEERYQKRLERLTEEEIHDPDKAPVPPYYPDTPNVRKDLARYHDNITYADKLVGDILAKLEADGLADDTIVFFYSDHGRGMPRSKGWLFQTSLRVPFILRVPEKYKHLAPSAPGTQSNRIVSFVDFAPTLLSLCGIDIPEHMQGKAFLGEQEAEPRRLAYAYRDRMDERIDLIRAVWDGKYKYIRNFRSNLPWFHHQTRNYPHQQGSYQDLHQYYANGKLNEAQAQFMAMSRPREQLFDTEADPYELNNLATASEHRTNLLRMREALSRWQHEILDLGFFPESQWWTRFDMDGDKLDRHSLVREQPELYPLSEIMHVANLLDQGEAALPEQSAYLDHENPVIRYWALQGIIAQGIFGRPAMPKLRLILKDDVHINRIEAAHALCALGETKTGLKFLIEALNHPQPLIALPAANALDHLGDTAKPVLPAIRTFVAKEPNQDLLGWQFTQRLLQMTLEKH